In the genome of Phlebotomus papatasi isolate M1 chromosome 2, Ppap_2.1, whole genome shotgun sequence, one region contains:
- the LOC129804115 gene encoding aminoacylase-1-like — protein MSKNWEGNKEIQIFREYLRIPSVHPNPNYEPCVEFLKRQAQDLELEVKVYHPVNDKNPIVVLSLIGKDPSLPTILLNSHMDVVPVVPDQWTYPAFDAHMDDQGRIFARGSQDMKSVGTQYLGALRALKKSGTSFKRTIHVVFVPDEELGSYYGMRKFVHTEDFKRLNVGFALDEGMSGISDTFKLFYAEKSAWQIEFKCSGPPGHGSALLENTAGEKVSFILSKMMDLRRKEIAKIDETKKYEGMGTSINVTKLSGGLQNNVIPSLLSVTFDLRLDINEDHEALLKQFQDWCEEAGGSIEMVFERKDKKTPATKLDNSNIFWVAFEKATEELGIKVQPIVCPAATDSSFMRDVGVPSIGFSPINNTPILIHGHNEFIYAENYLKGIEIYQKIITNVANC, from the coding sequence atgtcaaaaaattggGAAGGTAATAAAGAAATTCAGATCTTTAGAGAATATCTTAGAATACCTAGTGTACACCCAAACCCAAACTATGAGCCCTGTGTGGAATTCTTGAAGCGGCAAGCACAAGATTTGGAACTAGAGGTTAAAGTGTATCATCCAGTCAATGATAAAAATCCAATTGTTGTGCTATCTTTGATTGGAAAAGATCCTTCATTGCCTACGATTCTTCTAAATAGTCACATGGACGTGGTTCCTGTTGTCCCTGACCAATGGACCTATCCTGCGTTTGACGCTCATATGGATGATCAAGGGAGAATTTTTGCAAGAGGATCACAAGATATGAAATCTGTCGGAACACAGTATCTTGGTGCCCTGAGAGCTCTCAAGAAATCAGGAACTTCCTTTAAGAGGACCATTCATGTAGTGTTTGTTCCTGATGAAGAATTAGGAAGTTATTATGGGATGAGAAAGTTTGTCCATACCGAAGATTTCAAAAGATTAAACGTTGGATTTGCATTAGATGAAGGAATGTCCGGTATTTCTGACACGTTCAAATTGTTTTATGCAGAAAAAAGTGCTTggcaaattgaatttaaatgttcaGGACCTCCAGGACACGGATCAGCACTACTTGAAAATACAGCCGGTGAGAAAGTAAGCTTTATTCTAAGCAAAATGATGGATCTCCGACGAAAAGAAATTGCTAAAATAGATGAAACTAAAAAATATGAAGGTATGGGAACGAGTATAAATGTGACTAAACTTTCTggtggtcttcagaataatGTAATACCATCACTGTTGAGCGTCACTTTTGACTTGCGCCTGGATATTAATGAGGATCATGAAGCTCTTCTGAAACAATTCCAAGATTGGTGTGAAGAGGCCGGTGGTAGCATAGAAATGGTGTTTGAGAGAAAAGACAAAAAGACTCCAGCTACTAAACTTGATAACAGTAACATTTTCTGGGTGGCTTTTGAGAAAGCTACTGAAGAACTTGGGATCAAAGTACAACCTATTGTCTGCCCAGCAGCTACAGACAGTAGCTTTATGAGGGATGTCGGTGTGCCTTCCATTGGGTTCTCACCCATTAACAATACTCCAATCCTAATACATGGCCACAATGAATTCATTTACGCTGAGAATTACCTCAAGGGTATCGAAATCTACCAAAAGATCATCACAAATGTGGCCAATTGTTGA